The Zeugodacus cucurbitae isolate PBARC_wt_2022May chromosome 4, idZeuCucr1.2, whole genome shotgun sequence genome includes the window TTACGACACAAAAATGAGAGCAGATTATTATCCGTAAGCAGTTTTCTTAGTATTTAGCTATTTTAAAaggttttttatacaaaaataatgtagtttttattatacacacgtagtcaatttaatttcaatcataagcaaaaaaacactaaatttttttgaggattattgtcgaaataaaatatttttgaaagaaattgttattttagacaaataaaaagttatgaaaataatttacagttatttgtcTTATTGCCAAGGAATTTTAGGAGagttcaataaattgtgagtatTTTCTAGGTGACATCGGTATTGGATAGAGAGACAGATCGGAGAGACTGATTAATGTCGAGGATgtggtaaatttgtatgtttttctGGTCGGAAGGCTTACCTCGATTCATCACAACTTATTATCTTAAATTAGTTTATACGGAAATCtcaaaaattctaaataatcCCAGAGATTAATAGAAAGGCTTATGAATCAACCTGAAAGATTTTTCTCCTGCAAGATCAAAAATCTGCTAGGCAATTTGTTTCGATTCCAGCAAATTCGCATTCGGGATTTACCAAGAATCGTGTTGCTTCAAACTTAGTCTCTTAAAAGTGTGTCGAGCACATCTCTGCTTTAGAATTACTGGTAATACTAGAATGGAGgttttataattgaatatttaatgctGAAtttacgtggtgtgttcaagaaataacgggaattttgttcaaaagtccaattgccatttttttttttttttattatgttgatatatatCCCCCGAAGTACAATACATTTTCAATTGTATTCGTTGCTTACTTTGgctgtagcagccgctaaggaCAGATATGagattggcgattttcgtttgttaaatactcacacttcgttgattcTACGTAAAATCTTGACCATAAACAATactccatattcgccagtcATGACTCCGTGtgtctttttcctatttccaaacatAAAGGGTTTAAGGGGTTTATAAGCATACGATAAATCGCTGAAAGTGCCAAAGactattccaaaaatcgagtttgaggaGAGTTTAGAGGATTAGAAGAAGCGCTCACATAACTGCCTAGTATAGAATAGGgactaaagggtgatccatttccaGGTTCCCTattctttttaaagaaaaaaacgtaaaaatttaaaatttagtgaggaatgtttattatcgcTCGAAAgaatattcattttcatttacttttttttatgattatctctttcaaaagtTTGAGCCAGAAATAGGCCTCATCATATTTTGTACGCTTACAATTTAAAATCTCGAAGTAAAACACGCCAAGTCgttctccacggtcttcgtgtacactatCAGCAAGGGCTGCTAAATTTTCTCCACTgcaatattatccaataatgaatccagggtctcaagatgggtgatgggaTGGTGGTGTTGTTGCTACGCTCAGTAGGCGAAAGATTATGTTGGCCATAAGTAGAGCAaagtaagtctttccatgaagAAATGTCAGACAataatgaacaaaaataacttgACAGCTTGACACAACTGACGCgagatctgtcaaaaaaaaggctattgaaaaaagtacttgTATCACCTGATATTTTAAAgtcgacaacattaatgtgaatgaataaatagtttttttaatgaaatttccgttttttttttaacaaacttcgtatatatttatgaacctAACTTTTACCTACAAGCATCCCATgccaaatttaatgtttttaccaTCAATCTCTTGgagttattgtatatatatagtacagtAGCGGACAAAGAAAGAGGACCCTCTAGAAATGTGTgattatttgattttctttaaaaacaaagAGTTATATGATAAAATTTGTTACGCAACTagatttatataagtatttccaacataaatacaatctataatataaaaatgaatcgcaaactgtgttgctaagcgcataactcgagaaccgctgaaccgatttcgcaaattctttgtttagaatgtttttagaggtaccgggatggttcttacggagaaaaattagaaaaaatccttgaaaaagtattaaatccacaattttttaatcacccatacaaacaatttgtgtcgttagtctcgaaaaaagtcgagaagggccaaaccgatttggctaattttagttttgaaatatttatggacggccagggaaggattagaaagtaagtatatatcgaaaaattgttaggaagataacaagatgattttattgaaattgacaacaaaattataaaaaaaaaaaaaaaaaacaataaataataatattttgaaagttgcttttcattgttgctttgataaaatatttttatcattgctcaattgtataaggctgtgtcgatagcccaaaacaatttgtaacaagtagggaaaggcaaccgaacattttatactgttgcaatttattgatgtaattttattacacacaatttgaaataaagtccaatagaataaagaaaatcagcatatctagtacatgagggttgaggtaattcctgaaccgatttcactcattttcaacgcccattTATAATGGGAAtgggggcaacttggcacctgttagtaggcagacaaatggcaattcggccttgaaattactcctaaattgcaaatcaacgaaacaccagtctgcaaaatcgccaaaaaaaagagcaataaagaagattttccagatattcaagtgtAAAAAACAAGGacctctttgatcttaatgcgataatttagaatttcgttaaaggagagttgacacagttaTAAACCAGGATGACgaattcaattatcccacagactattttaaattgctggactatccccactcacttgcaattaaaagtagtgtgagttgtcatcaagctgcgtaacataaatcaacatcaaactttgcaaaagaacaagactggctgtgaagaaggtaatcaatatcgtgaccaaagccaagataaagctaactctgaaatttggtcatttgttactttctccaatatacgattaaaaaaaatcaatgttttacaaattatgacgatttacgcttaacacagatctacaataatgtctatcaatcaatTTTTcgctgcattgaaagatttaataatttaatgtataccttagccacaaaaacgtgtggccgggtctgctagttttcagttaaaaataaatattttcattttcgattagaagccaaaataaaatatttccgatatttgaatttcaaatatggtatttattaataatattcttaaaattaaacccgatacaattgatttttttttttgaaaatagtaaTAATGATGGAGATACCaaaatgtcttcatttaatatttcgatttgGCTCGATGGCATGGTGCAGAATCatcctgaaaaattatttatgaaaaagtgCTCTTCAATTGAAGGGGCCATGTTCTCCAGTAAGAGCTGTAGATATTTATTTGAGTTAACATTTCCATCAATTAAGGGCAACTTTCCAGCACCATGATAACAAAAACACCACCCGATAATTAGGGTCCCCCCTGCCTAACGGtacttattaattatatattaaacggCATTATAGAATAAACCGAAGTGGTTAATTTTGGAATTATCTGAAAATATGACTTTTCTCCAATACTCCTTGGTCCAAATTTTGTGCAATTTAGCCCACTGGAGGCGTTTTTGTCgcatttttaacgaaaaaagtGGATTTTTAGATGGCCAACGGCCAATTAATCCGGTGTTTTGGAGTAGGGATGGAAAGAGCGCGAGCGGAATCGATTTTTGACTTTGGAATTGACTTCTAGTTTTTCGATTCTGGAAGTCAATTAATCAACCCCGATAGTCGACTTTTGTGACTTAAgttgactttttataaattaagcaacTCGTACACGAAATTCATtagatatatcaatatttttttagtttttaacatattataaaaagtattttaggatttcattgcatacattttggtattggataataaaattgctttttttaattaaaaaacaaaaaatttaaaaataaataactacgaAAACCACATTTCTTCGCCGAttgatcttaaaaatattagctCATTAATGTGCTGAGGTGATAAGCGACTCCTCAACTGATTTGCGATAAGTCCTGCATGTGAAAATAATCGCTCACAGGGTACAGACGTTGCAACTATTGGCAAGTACTTTTTAGCTACTTTCCATAGATACggatattcatatttcatactttCCCACACAGTGAACGGATTAGGATTTTGTTTCCGATTGACAGCCGGGCGTGTCAAATATTGTCGTAATTGTATTGGTAATCCTCCAGCCTCATCAGAATCTGCAAGATAGGAACTACAACTCACAGTGTTATCAAAATAAGACCATAAATCATCATTGTCATCGTTCGTTTTCTGAGATTCCGGACCTCAAATAGCTAATATCTCATCTTGAGGGTTAATATTTGCCACCGCTGCTGCCAATGCTAATTTTCGTTCTGTCTTGACAAGATCAGctacacaaaaaattatattaagattaaACTAAACCatagaaataatcaaataatgttTGCATAATCAACCTACCGACATTAGTTACCGCTCGTGCAGAATCCCGAATACTTtgaaaaccaaactttttataaCGAGGATCAACCAATGATGCACAAGCGTACAGTTTTACGGATTCAATATTGCCGTATTTTGTTTCGATGTCTTAAACCATTCTCTTTTTCAAATGTCGCCCAATTAAAGTTTCTGGCGTTAACTCTTCAAtcttctgtaaaatataaaatcaatttattcaataaaaattcaaaacaagatAATATTGCAATAGCTTTGCTAGTTTAATAATGGGAACTTACTTTtctaagacttgaaatcaaaggaATGCACTTGCTCAATGTTACACATTTCTCAAAACAAACTTCTTGAGTTATTTGCAAGAGAGGTTTTAAGATGTCACGAACTTCTACTAACGCATCGATTTCCTCACCTGTGATCATGTTAGGTGGCTTAGCTTTCAAAGATTTGTCCATCTTCACTTGTAAAAGCACTTTACTGACATGATCAGCAAGCACAATGAAACGGTCAACCATTTCAAAACAGGAGTTCCATCTCGTTCGCACTTCCTGAATTAATTTCAGACGAGAATTTTCAGGCTTGTCCTTCTGTAATTTCAGCAGCTCTGTAGTCGCTCTTTCACTTTGTCGAAAGAATGTGacaatttgtttaacttttgacAATAGCTCACGCAATGAGGATTGCTCAGTATGATCTGTAATTAAGTCTTCAAGATTGTCAATAGCATCATTTTCATCAGCGGGTAAGTCGGAAACTTGATTTCGAGATTCAGATGCAGGTGGAGTAATATTAACTTCGATAAGGCGCTgaccaatattatttattacatgtcCAAAACATGAAATGTGTTCCCCATCGCCGAACTCACTTTTAATAGCTCCTTTGATGTTTGCGCCCCCGTCTGAAACGAATGCTGCTATTTTACTATCATCAAGACCCCAGTCATTgcatatatttcttaatttcaagctcaaattttctattgttttcctCTCTTCCATGAGATAAGCGCCCAGCTCAACAGTCTTCATCTCAGTTTCTGTGAAGAAAGGTTAATATGTCAATAAAGCTAGGAAACAATGAAAATGCATGATAGAAGAAATTAATAAGATTAACGTTGTTTCCTAATTCAATTCACTACTACCTGAAAAAGAATTAGCATTGTTTATACAACGATCCATAGGACCTTGGACCTGAGATTGTACTGTGGAATTTTCTTGAACAGATGATTTTGTTTGAGGTACCAAAGCAACCGATGGAACAGATGATTCGACAGCGACTAAAACctaagaaaaaaaatgattaagttagtatcaatataaaaaattaaattgtctgtGGAGAGGaataatttatgtacaaacTTTAAAAAGTTCTTCAAAAGCACTTACTTTTTTAGGCTGAACTTCGAAATCATTGTGACTGTCATTCAATCTTTCATTACTTGACGGAGGAGCAATCTTATGAGCACATTGTAAGTGCTTCATCATTGATGtgcttttattaaacaaaaactgtttATGACATAAATCACACTTAACTTTACTGCCATTGTTAACTTTTGTGCAATAGGCCCATATCAAACTGGGAGCCATGATAAAGAATTGTTCAATACTATGTACCgtatattaaaaagttaattacatCAATTACCGGCGGCAATATAAACATTATATTGTTATAGACCAATCAGAAAATCAGAAAGAGGCTATTTATAAAGAAACGCTTCGATTGGTACTTTGTATTgtgattttaaaagtaatcttATAGTGATTATCTTAATTCATCAACTGTCAAAGTCATCGAGTAAAAGTCGATTTTAATCGATTCAAGACAAGCATGAATCGATCCTAAAAAGtctattatttctaataaaagaTCGATTTTCGACTAAAGTCAGAGTCGACTTTTCCATCCCTATTTTGGAGGCGCCATAGTACAATCCGTGTTCTGATTTCGGTTTCATTCAGTTTCCGAACTTCGATTCTAATGTCTTCTTCGGTTTTGAATTTGTTCCGAATTCTAATCCGCTTAATATGGTAGCCTTCTTCAGGCGTCCGGAGCCAGCTTTGCGTTTTATAGACACAGTCTTTGGatatttgtaacacccagaaggaagcgtcggaggccctctaaggtatatatataaatgatcagtatgttgaactgagtcgatttaactatttccgtctgtctgtctatctgtatatatacgaactagtccttaagtttttaagatatcgttttgaaattttgtagatgttattttctcttcaagaagctgctcatttgttggaactgccgatatcgaaccacaatatcatatagctgccatacaaacggaacaatcggaatcaaggtcttgtatggaaaacttccgcatttgactACATATCTGCactaaatttggtgtgagttattgtttatagaaataatttaatctccgattACGAACGATCGTAATCAATGGCttctatggaaaattttcgcatttgacgtggtatcttcacgaaatttgacatggatcactgcttaaggtaataatataatctccgaagaaattgttcagatcggttaactatataaccttaatgtttctagcaaacaacccggctaaaaagaattagtaaaatgttttcttttttttacttactttttcttacgtctttagatttgcttaaacacatagttactaaaagaaatgcacctgtgaagggtatattagcttcggtacacccgaagttaacgttttttcttgttttgaagTAGTTCTGGGATCGCATTTTTGcccattttatttgcaatgaatgACGTGTGCAcacaggaaaataaataaaaacgtttTCTTGTATCTGTATAACGTACTTAgtataataaaaactttttttttgtatatgaaaGTTTGATTTGTAAATACTACATAGCTTTAAAGCACTGCAAGTAAGTGTCCCGTTTTTTTGTCCGCTACTATATATGGAATATTGaacaatatatttcaaataattggaTGTAGTTATTAACTGGGATGGCACAGCCAGAAATTGTAACTCTAtatcaaattcaattaatttaacgcACTACAAATAAgtgttatatgaagaaaattattattttcttagcaAGAATTTGggagaagcaaaaaataaatttttaaataaaccagcaattttaaataacacacatacacatacatatgtatatacacatgtatgttcaTGTAATTTAGAAGTTTCCAATTAGTTTACTTcacatgaaaaataaattgctttcatttactgtaaaactaacaaaataaaGAATCGTACttttctcaaatattaattACACTTTGAATTTCTtccttaaaataaacattttaactagtaaaaaaacatacatatgtaatctaCGCATTACTCCGAGCCAGTTGCATGGCCACTGAGCTAacgaatgaaaacaaaaaacgctCAAATTCACCTGTGCAGCTATgaaatttgtgtttgttgtttttgtaactttATGAAAACTGCAGTTTTACGCCTTAAAGGTTTCCATTTAAGTGAATGTCAAAAGCAGAAAttgcataaaatgaaaatggaatGCTACTCACACACTCACTTCTGCAGAAATATtgaatgtgtgcgtgtgtgtgtgcttttttgTATTGTATGCAAAGAAAGTTTTTCTTCAACTTGAAATTCACTGGAATTGCAGTTAGAAACAAAAAACCCGTCGTAAATTGGTTGCACTTTTGCAATATACATTTGAGTGAGTGAGTTAGTGCGGACTCAGCGCTGACCCAACAGCTGATAAGTAcatcatatataaaatttagcaaCAATAATTCTCAttcaacaacatacatatgtaacgaAAATCGTGGTCGAGAGCGTAAAAAGTTAATTTATCGTCACTAAAGCGGAAAGGCAACCAAAGAAAACGAAGGAAATAATGggcgaaaaagtaataaaacaaacaattgtAAACATCAAAAAGAGCGTCAATCAAAAGCTTCAAAACATTTCACAGTTCCTTCAAATTATAGTTTCACACAATAAAAGCGAAGAGCAAAAGGGACGCAGTGGACGAACAAAAAAACGTGTGCTGCAAATCATGGTCACACAGAGAAGCATACTTTCAGCGGCAAAGCAATTTGACCAGCGACCATATAAGGTCCCTTCCACGACCCCTCCTACACAAGCTGCGGCTACTACTCGCCATGTGGCAGCAACATATGGCGGCGCTATTGGCCACTGCGGCAGTCGAGCTACCCCAACAACTTGCCgataaagctgaaaaaatacaaacacacactcactcaaacaaaaaaatatttattattggggTTTGGGGGGGGCGGGCTCTGGAACTGGCAAGAAGCTGGTAAACTGGCTTATGTAATTCACAAGTGAAGAAAGAAATATGCTGCCACAAGTTAAAAATTCGTAAATCATATTTCAACAGGCCAAATCAAAGCGGTCAAAGCGGAGTACTTTCCTAGCGCAGAACAGAGAGGGAGAAGACGGGGATATGAAAGCAATCAGTGGCACAGAAAAATGGCGCACAATACCAGCATGAAATAAGAAACGGCGAGTAAGCTTTCGTTTTGCACACAAAGCACCGTTATTGCGGTACTCTTACACAGTCGTATAAACTGACCTCACAGCGGGCGGGCGGGcggaaattgtgaaaaaaaaaatattacaaacaattGGAGTTTTGATGGGGGCAAAGGAGCTgtataaaagaaagaaaaacaaaaacaaaaaattaataaaaaaacagcttTCAAATAAAGCAGTACAAACGCACACAAATCTTGCATTCGATTTCAGGAAGAATGAAGTACCGTTTCagcatatttatactctcgcaacaaaagttgctaagagagtattatagttttgttcacataacggttgtttgtaagtcataaaactatacgagttagatatagggttatatatatcaaaatgatcagggtgacgagacgagtcaaaatccgaatgtttgtctgtccgtcggtccgtccgtccgtccgtgcaacggataacttgagtaaaaattgagatatcttgataaaacttggaacacaagttccttgggaccgtgagagggttgctttcgaaaatgggcaaaatcggcccacgcccacaaaatggcgaaaaccgaaaacacataaagtgtcttaactaagccataaataaagttaaaaaagtaaaatttggaacaaaggatcgcactaggaaggggcatatttcgatgtaatttttttgggaaagtgggtatggccccgtccccaaatcggttatttgtatatatctcgcaagccaataaagctatataaacttaactttctgcagtcggttctcttacgtactctaccacacaccatgaaattagttgaaatcggataataaccacgcccacctcccatacaaaggttaggttgataattactaaaagtgagtttacTCAGTAAtaaaaaacgccagaaacactacactgcactcatatttttttacaaaatggaaaatgggcgtggcatcgcccacttatgggtcaaaaaccatatctcaggaactactcgaccgatttcaatgaaacttggtttgtaatagtttccttacatctcaatgaaatgttgtgaaaataagccaaatcgcttaacaaccacgcctacttcctatataccagaactttgaagacgatctgaatcgtttactttacaatatataaagtaagcactagtgaagatatcgatgcagaactttgcacaaatactacgtttatagtgtggcagccccatcataaaaatcgccaaaatcggaccataggttttcaaggccccatatatcgaacatggggACCTCGGTGattctaacttaatattagggtttccaactttcaatggactttatacaatatatatgtaggtcaaattgtgtattatataatattaataatgttaaataaataaattgcgagagtataaaatgttcggttacacccgaacttagccattccttacttgtttttttttatttctttataaataacaACTGAAAGCTCGGTGGTACACATATTTTCGACAAAAGCACgtgtaataaataaagaaaaaataattatagaaaaaactaaaacaataaaGGAACtgcataattacaaaaacaacactttGATATCATACTTCCTTATGGGACCTAAAAACCGTTAAATATTTCTGGCAAGCACTTTTATGCGACTTTAATGAGTTCCATGAGTTTCCAGCGAACGATTTGGAATACTAGAAAagctttttgtattttgaagttttttttatacttttaatatttttttattttattttttgattttttttccgaACGCTAGTACGCTCTTTCTTTTAATCTATTTAATCTATTTCAAGTGGTCAATCTATTTCAAtactaattgaaattaattatgtcAGCATTGTAAGCGTTGTTATCCAAATCGGTTGGTTCTCTCACCGTTTTTCAGATTTCAGTGGGGAGATTGAATGTGTCAAAAGCAGAGGCTGTCGCAACGGAGGGTGGGATTGTTCGCTATTAGAGACCGTAACAGTCCTTGTTACTACAATTACAGCGATTATCTACAGCAACCGTTTAAAGTCTGAAGATCATAAGTGATGGTAATTTAGATATCCATATTCAATCTCCctcattttatttcactaacTAATTCAAATTCTAATTTGTTGTTTGGTATCAATGGATTGGGGTTCCACATTTTTATGACAAACGAATGCTCGTTATATTAAAGTgttataataaaactttttaaaattagaaaaattactaCTGCCTTCTTCGTTAAATTAAGTACATATCTTTGAATCATTGGTTAGATTATCAAACATAAGTTTCATTATTTCCAAGTACTACTCATTGATTCCACGAAACCCATATATCGATTATAATTTGTTATTCCTTTAAGAGCATGTTTCTTCAACTTAAGTCAATGTGATTGTATCCCAGAACTTGAGACATTTCTTGGTAATGACAGATTTTTAAATCTTGAATTATATTGCCTCAAGATGATAAAAATGTCCTTGGCCTATTTCGTGACTAGTATATAGTTCCAAATTCAGACTTTTTATATCCTAACATTCAACAAGACAAATCTCTGGCTATATCTTTTCATCTTACTAGGTTTTTGGGTTTGTAATTCAAACGCATGCTTACCCAAAACTTTCAAAAAGTACCTTTCGAGTCCCTTGAGGAACCTTGAAACCCGTCAAAAAATC containing:
- the LOC128921657 gene encoding uncharacterized protein LOC128921657 encodes the protein MAPSLIWAYCTKVNNGSKVKCDLCHKQFLFNKSTSMMKHLQCAHKIAPPSSNERLNDSHNDFEVQPKKVLVAVESSVPSVALVPQTKSSVQENSTVQSQVQGPMDRCINNANSFSETEMKTVELGAYLMEERKTIENLSLKLRNICNDWGLDDSKIAAFVSDGGANIKGAIKSEFGDGEHISCFGHVINNIGQRLIEVNITPPASESRNQVSDLPADENDAIDNLEDLITDHTEQSSLRELLSKVKQIVTFFRQSERATTELLKLQKDKPENSRLKLIQEVRTRWNSCFEMVDRFIVLADHVSKVLLQVKMDKSLKAKPPNMITGEEIDALVEVRDILKPLLQITQEVCFEKCVTLSKCIPLISSLRKKIEELTPETLIGRHLKKRMV